AGACCAAGCCATCCACACGGAGGTGACTGTATGTTGGCTGAGGATATTATGCTGCCTGTGGAGAGATCTGTAATGTGACATATGGCACATGTCACTGCACACATATAAACAGATCTGTGTTGTGAGACCATGGTCATGCTTTGCTCATTTTTCATGTGGATATGAGCGCAGGTGTGAACTTTGCTAGTAGGGCTGCAACCAATTATTTTCATAATTGATTTACCTACAGACTTTTTTTCTCAATCAATTGTTTGGCCTATAAGAAAGAAACGCATCAATATTATTACATCATAATATCCCAGAGTTAAAGGTCTTGTTTTCTAgggtttaacattttaaatcttTAGACAAACTATTGACCTGTTTTCCATTCAGAGCTGTCTTTGGTGTCCCTCCAGACCCCCACGAATGTAAGACTGCAGCTGACACTTTTGCTTCGTCACTCTCTAGATGCCTAATTGTACTTAAATGGAAAGATGCACACCCACGCTAACCCAACCTTTACTCATTGGATCCGAGATGACCTGCTTTTTGCTAAGTgagagaaaataaaatactcattAAAGGGGCTCCTCAAAGGTTTTCAATAAAGTATGAAATCATTTTATAAACCATATTAAAGAGAAAATCCAATTATTGGCTTTTCTGTACGACATGCTTCTTTAATACAGCTCTCTCTGCCCTTGAAAGCTCTGccctcatgtttttttttacaagaaCAAATCCAGTAGCCTACCAATTTTCCTTTATCTTCATCTAGTATTTGTGTTATTTTAGTTTctttttattgtatgttttttcttttcattattCCTATGTTAATTTTTAGGTTCATCTTTGTTAAAAGGTACAACAAAAATGTATCCAAGTACAAACCCCAAAAATCTTATTATAATGTTGAGAAAATGTGCAGGAAAAGCAGCTGATGTACACATTGGAGAAGCTTAAACAAGAAATGTTATCGGTTTACATTTACTTAAACAACTAGTCATTTATTAAAATAGTTAACGGTCTGTTGATCGGCTAATCATTGCAGATCTATTTGCTactgtacctgtgtgtgtgtcagtgtgaacTGTCGCGTCACATACGCCAGGTTACACTCCTCAGAGTGACACTTCACTCGCATGTGCCCATAATCCTTCACTTCCGGCGGATGCGGCCAGTACTGGTGGCACTTGGTCTGCAAACGTATGACATTGGCGagagattacattacatgtgaCATGAGTCATCCGTCAGCATACAAttaactgctgctgctgctacatgAGCTGCACTCTGCTCTCATCAAATCAAACTCAAATTCAAGAGCGCCGCATGATCCACCCGGCAGTTAGAGGAACAAAAGCAATTCATCAGGGGCAGGATGAGaactgattgtgtgtgtgtgtgtgtgtgtgtgtgtgtgtgtgtgtgtgtgtgtgtgtgtgtgtgtgtgtgtgtgtgtgtgtgtgtgtgcatgtgtgtgtgtgtgtgtgtgtgtgtgtgtgtgtgtgtgtgtgtgtgtgtgcatgtgtgcatgtgtgtgtgtgtgtgtgtgtgtgtgtgtgtgtgtgtgtgtgtgtgtgatcgtcaAGTGGGGAGAAACTCAGGGCACTTGACAAATATCAGGACATTATCAATTAATGAAAGCATCTGGTTACCAAGCAACAGCTGACACAGAGACATCTTCATTCAGCAGGACCTTGATAAGTCGCTGTGTGGAAGTGTCTTCCTCTCTCTTTGGCATCCTGTTCACACTTTACAATTAGCTATTCTCTGCACTGTAAAACCCTGAAATTACTCACAACGGTGCCAATTTAATatttttgtgtgtaaatatcacAGATGAACCTTGTGATTATAATAATCAAGTAACAGGACACAGCGCTGCAGTAATCACTGTGATAATGCACCGCTCATATTGAGCTGTGTAatgtaaataaagtgttttccttTCTGTTTACTCATTTCCATTCCTGTGTAAATTAAGCTGTTTACAGAATAAAAGCATGTATACCCTTCCCCTCTCGGTGAGAGTTGTTAGCATGATGatggtgtgtgtctgttgcTCCCAAACAGTCTGCCAAAAGTGAGTGCAGGTCTGTGGCAATGGACCCTGAGCTGCGACATAACGTAAACACACACCAGACTCTGGGGGCGCCACCTACGAGACagacaaataaacacacacagatgcaaACACTACACAGAGGATGAGTTTACATTAAATGTCAGACAGAGATAAGACACTCAGTTTCACATCAGTGATGCGCACCGTGATGTGGCTGGCGTTGATGTAGTCCTCCTGGCCCTGGAGCACCACTCTGGTTGCATCGTCTGAAATGAGAGCAGGACGTGAGGGTCGTAACCGAGCAGTCGCCGCACCGCAGGCTGGATCAATTTCATTTCATGATGTGCGACAGCGGTGAGCTCAAGATCACGGTAAGAAGttggcacagacacacaggtaGTCCGAGCAATCAGCACTTACAAGGTAAAACATCCTTATATCGATTCTTGTCCATGTTCTCAGTGAGCCGAGCACAGTTTAGTGTCAGACCAGGCTTCCTCCTGTATAAATTCTACAAATAACAAGCGTAAACACAAGcgtaaacacacacagacacaaataaaatatacaaattCCAGACCTGCGCCGACATCTGTCCCaaaaatcaacacttaaaaaggCTCAAAATAACTGAGTGGGTCAAACTAAATCCTGCTTAAAATAAAGACATATTTTGGCACTGCTTATAAATATCCATTTGCAGTTTAGTTCCATTTGAAATACCTCAAAATGGAAACACAGAGTGCCAGATTGTATTCCTCTCTCCAGCTGTCTCATTGACTCCTCCAGTGTTGTGACCCGCTCAGAGGGGCTAGGTGAGGGTCGGCCTCCCTGTGATTGGCAGGTGAGCGTGAGGGCGGGAGGTAACTGCAGCAGGGGTGCCACCCGGCCAGGACCTGAGGAACCAAGGACGGTTCAAGGCTGTAATAAATATTCATAGAAACATGGCAGACAGTGTGTAGACTTATGTCACCTGCTGCATCTGCAGTtcgttctgtctgtctgtctgtctgtctgtctgtctgtctgtctgtctgtctgtctgtctgtctgtctgtctgtctgtctgtctgtctgtcacacacacacacccacacacacacacacacacacacacacacacacacacacacacacacacacacacacacacctttacgTCTGATGAGCAAAGCCAGCTCTCTGGAGTGTGACTCTCGGCTGGCTTTTATGAACATGACAACCTGatcatgtgtgtgttcagaaaTGTCTCGACCGTTGATGAGCACTATCAGGTCTCCCTCCAGGAGTTTAGGCTCACATCGACCTGCCTACAAACAACACAGAGTCATTAAAGAAGCTGACATCACACCACAAATCAATCTGAAGTTCATTCTATATCGGGGTCTATTAGTATCTGCAGATATATGAGGATTATGGTCTATGTCAGCAAACCGGTAACAAGAAAACATGACAAACGAAGTCTGAGCTACACTAGAAAACAGTGTCACCAGTACATCGTTTGTCCACCAGAGAACACTTTTAGGGACATTTTTCAACTGTAAAAATGTATCGCTCATTAATTaacttggtaacaatgaaaatatATAAGAATCTAGGGAATCTGAATCAAgatattgtgtttgttttgaaTTGATATTTTCTTTAAATGACCATTGATCAAACATGGATAACTGTATTGACGCTCAACATTCCACATAGTATACTAACGTGTGCTTTTTAAATCTTTATTATTAAAAATCCTTCCGAACTCATCGACTAATTGTCAGCATTTAtatacacatcatatatataaataacatcACAATAGCCTTTTATTTTTCGAACAAGCAACCAATCATCTGCTCTTATTCAAAATATGTCATCATCAGTCCGTACTTTGAATGATAGTTCCTCATTAAGGAGTTTTGACGTCACCTGGAGACACCAGGCCGTAAAAACACAAACACGTCTGTTTCGCTCTTACCGGAGAGTCAGGTTTTACGTGGGAAATTGCTAGAGGCATCTTTTGATCCACTCCACCCTAGGAGGAGTTGGGAAATAAATGTAGCAGGAGTGGAGGAGTTacaacacaaaaataatgtgagtAAAACATTGCCTTGTGTGGCGATTCTAAGAAAGAAAGAGCCTCACTTTAACAATGAAGCCAAACTTGCCGTCGTGATCGGGGGCGATGCATAACAGCATCAAGTCCCCGTCGCCGAGAGCCCCCTGCATCACACAAGACCTCAGAATTAATGCACATGGATGGATTAACAGTCACAAACTTGATGATGAGATAACGGACCTTTTGGTAGTGTTGTGAGCTGTGTTCTGCATCGTCCTCTcctatactgccatcaatatgCATCGAAGCCTCATCATGGCTGGGAGAGCCAGGACCGCTGGAAGAGAGGAAATTACGACATTTTGTTTACCCTGATTTAAAGAATAAAAGATAATATGGATGTGATAATAATGTAATTTCTTCTTGTAATTCTTCCTTTggttataataaatattttcacaACACACGTTAGACGTATTTTCTATACAGTAAAGCTCACGTCTTTCTGAAGgtttacatgtgtattaccaTTTGATTTAACTATTTCCTGATACATTTCTATGTGTTTTATACTGTTGCTTTAATGTTTCATTAAGTGTTTTGAAGGGCAGCAataattcaataaataaatacttgtCATTATTGTATTCGTATCATTTGTATTATTcataaacattacattacatgttacttgttagacgcttttatccaaagcgacttacatactcaatactgtgggcaatccccacaggttcaatttggggtgaagtgtctcagggacacaacgacatgctgacggtttgaacctgtgaccccctgatcccaagaccaacgctcaacccactgcaccacacgcctccactTTATTACAGGTTGAAACCCTTTCTATTTTTCCAAACATCcagattttaaaatgtgtttctttTCAATTCTACAATCCACCATGAATCCCACTCAATTGAGAGAGATGTTCAAAGTGGGCCAAAGAagtagacagacacacacttctGTTGTAACTGATACTTACTGATGCGGTGAATTGTCTCCCTCGCTGTCCTTGCTGCTGCTCACAGACGCCCTGTATGTGTAGAAGACGTCCTCCCCCTCCGACATGTCTTTCATGTCATTGGTTAGTTCAACTGAGGATGGGCGGGGCTTGCGGATGCCGTGGCGAACTCGTGGACTTCGCCTGCCGGAGAGACATACAGGCAAAACAAGGGGAGAGAAAGATTTGAATCAAATAACACAATATGAGTTCAGAAAGAAAATATGCTGGATATGTCATGATGGTCGGGTCATACCAGTTGGGGGTGTTTGGGGGCGATCTAGACGGCAGACTCACGGTCTCTAGGTGATCTGACGAAATCGACCTCTGCAGGACTGGGTTCCACACCATCCCCCCCACCACTCGCTGGCCCACTGGGCCGCTACAAATTAGGAAGGAAAATAAAGTTTTTAGTATTTATCTGGAGCATGTACAGACGGATATACTGTCTGTACAGGTGCAAGGCTCACCTCTCAGTTTTAGTGTTGCTGAGGCCCAGGTGTTGTGTTATTAGCTTTTTGTAGGCCTGAACGGTGCTGTTTCTGGGGATCCTGGCGGTCCGGTTGGAGCTGAAGAAAGAGTGATGATCCACACAGGACCTCCACAGGTTCTTACAGGTCTTGGGACAGGGCAGAACCAGAGAAACCTCACAGTCCTGCGTCTTCCCCTAAAACATagagtttttttaaatgcttgATATTGTTGGAGATCTTTGCAAATCAAATATTCAAGGTTATGTCTCTAACTTAAGTTGCTGCTCAGGATGCTGTAAATAAAAGACTGCCTCTTCTGATATTTTTCTATGAATGATTTAATActtgtcacacaaacacacaaagagaTAACCTGCCAAAAGTGTGGGCATGAATCATTCAGTCAGTGCCATATTCACGTCTACTGTATGCAGACCATGTAGTAGTCACATTTGTGTAATTCTGCAGAAAGATTAGAGCTATAATTAGAGCCAAGCTTAAAATAGAGAATAGAGTCACAAAAATTAATTGTGCTGACTTCAAACTTTCAATAGATGTACATGTTAAGAGTGTGGAGCAATTAAATGAAACCGTGTATTCAAAGCAGACCTTTTACAATATTTAAGAACAAATTAATCACACAGTGACTCACGTGTTTACGTTTCAGATGTATAAGAAAGCGTTTCCTTTTGAATGAAATCTTGATGATATTCCCCCTACATGTGAAGAATGCAATTGGTTGAAggaaatggagaaaatacaggaACAAGATATATAATTAGCGTGATTATCACTCACCAAGGGAAGAAACTGGAGCAAATCATATTACAGAATATTGCAACACCACTGGAGGCCAAACCCACCATCAGAGGGGCGTCGTTGGTGTCCTGAAGCAGAAAGACCAGGGATCGACAGAAAGAGTCAAACATGAGAGGAACATAGAGGATGCAGAGAAAGGAAGAAACATGAAGTGTATTATTAAAGTTTAAAGGGTCAGTTTGGATGTTTTGAAGTGGGGTTGTATAAGGTACTTATCTATAGTCCGTGTATTAATATTGTATACAGTTGCCAACCCCCCAGATTGGAGAAACAGAAAGGAATATATAGCAAAGATGTGGACAGGGGGAAGCAGCAAAACACATTGTAGCCATCTCGTAAAATCAATATCAGTTTAATGCACGTTATATCTAGAATATTTTCAATGCTTTACCTTATATTTCATATTCtataatattttatattctataattcaCTGCATTCTaataatattttatattctataattcaCTGCATTCTATTTCgctgtaaattactgctttattttattgctatcTAACAATATTTTTTTACAgtgttcttaatatagttcgctatctgtgtacttttttttgattttttgttttatattttatatatgcaccatgacatcaagtcaaattcctcgtacgtgtgaacctacctggcaataaacccatttctgattctgattccctTTCCATTGGGAACTTAAAGTAATCTATAATCTCTTCAAAGACACCTCACTATTGACAAAAACATACTTGCAAAACACAAACATTTAGTTTGAGTGTGTTACGTGTGACTTAAAGGGTACGTTTGGATCCACCAAGTAACACATAACATAAACAACTAACCAATGGAGGCGAGGGACCAGCATAAGCAACATTTGCTGCACTGTTACGTGCCAATGGAATCTGCTGGCTTTGAAAAGAGCCGAGATAATGGTCTGACGGCAAAGTATTTCAGTGGAAATATACCAAACATCATGTACTGCCTTGCGGCAACTTCTGACATTTTGTCTGCTTTTCCAAACTAAGAAGGGGTGCCTATTGCCATCTTCTGCGATTCACTGACTATGGATAAGTATCTTATACAACCCCTCCTGGGAAAACAGCCAAACTATCCCTTAAGCAAGGGAATCACTCTACCCTTGCAGAATGCAGCTCCACTCCATATAACTCCAGCGTCCGTGCTGTGT
This genomic window from Pseudochaenichthys georgianus chromosome 16, fPseGeo1.2, whole genome shotgun sequence contains:
- the ptpn3 gene encoding tyrosine-protein phosphatase non-receptor type 3; the protein is MPKLDLLCLVQLLDGTIETFRVSKQDEGVVLLDLVCDHLGLQERQLFSLQIRESSTAIASITASTHSPRWLEPEKPLKKQIKGLASPFYLNFRVRFFISDPNSLQHEQTRHLYFLQIRSDIREGRLQCPLSAAVVLASYAVQSETGDHCPSRYPGYLSKCFFIPEQDENFLSKVEDLHPQHKGLKQSEAELCFLNTARTLELYGVELHSARDTNDAPLMVGLASSGVAIFCNMICSSFFPWGNIIKISFKRKRFLIHLKRKHGKTQDCEVSLVLPCPKTCKNLWRSCVDHHSFFSSNRTARIPRNSTVQAYKKLITQHLGLSNTKTESGPVGQRVVGGMVWNPVLQRSISSDHLETVSLPSRSPPNTPNWRSPRVRHGIRKPRPSSVELTNDMKDMSEGEDVFYTYRASVSSSKDSEGDNSPHHGPGSPSHDEASMHIDGSIGEDDAEHSSQHYQKGALGDGDLMLLCIAPDHDGKFGFIVKGGVDQKMPLAISHVKPDSPAGRCEPKLLEGDLIVLINGRDISEHTHDQVVMFIKASRESHSRELALLIRRKGPGRVAPLLQLPPALTLTCQSQGGRPSPSPSERVTTLEESMRQLERGIQSGTLCFHFENLYRRKPGLTLNCARLTENMDKNRYKDVLPYDATRVVLQGQEDYINASHITVAPPESGVCLRYVAAQGPLPQTCTHFWQTVWEQQTHTIIMLTTLTERGRTKCHQYWPHPPEVKDYGHMRVKCHSEECNLAYVTRQFTLTHTQRGEERAVTHLQYVAWPDHGVPDDPSDFLLFISSVRERRRGEEPLMVHCSAGIGRTGVLITMETALAQLDGGQPVFPLDIVKTVRDQRAMMVQTTCQFQFVCEAILRVYKEKQEGSSAP